From the genome of Medicago truncatula cultivar Jemalong A17 chromosome 2, MtrunA17r5.0-ANR, whole genome shotgun sequence:
ctttgaaggcaaaccaagaggccgtaaggctgcacctctttcctttttccttaagggatagagctagtgcttggtttcgtTCATTGACtattggttctatcacttcatgggaccaaatgaggcgagctttccttgcccaattctttcccctttCTCAAACCGCTCAATTCAGGGCGAGGCTTTTTCAatacactcaaaaagatggtgaatctctttacgatgcgtgggagcgtttcaaagaaatgcttaggctttgcccccatcatggtttagagaagtggcttattatccacaccttttataatggtctttcgtATACCACAAAAGtctatgttgatgcagctgcaggtggagctttgatgaataaaacttacacagcagcatatgatttgatcgagggcatggcacaaaaccactatcagtggacaagtgagagagtcatcactgcttcttcaccctctaaaaaagaggcaggtatgtacaaaATTTCCTCCCTTGATCATCTAACTGCTAAGGTTGACACACTGACACAAAAGTTTGATACAATGAATACTAGTGTTGTCACACCTGCTCCTGTATCACCTCCTTGTGAAGTTTGTGGTGTATTTGGCCATATTGGCATTGattgccaactaggtagtgttgttagaagtcctgagcaagtaaactatgctcaatataatcgAGGGTTTggaaacaaccattttttttatcaaacccctcaaaatctttttggacaacaagcAACACCACCCAGTTATGgaaacaaccaaagagtccctcaaaaatccagctttgaacttttaatggaaaattatgttataaatcaatccaagcaactccaagagcttaaaaaccaaacaggatttttgaatgactctcttgccaaaatcacatccaaggtAGACTCCATAGCAACTCACAATAAGATACTCAAAAcccaaatctctcaagtggcccaacacgtgactacttcctctcaaaccaccgggatctttccaggtcaaactgaaaccaaccccaaaggccatataagttctattattcttagggatggtaaccaattagaggaccccgttgtgacaattaagaacaatgagggagagataggaagtgatgagcctcaaagagagaaaactataggagaaaatgaaaagtcatttgtttcaccacctcatgagcctaaaaatccattaacacaaggttttgtcaaatcaaagttagatgaccaatttagaatttttattgaaatacttCCAACCAAATTATCATCTAAACTTAAGAATCCAGAAAATTTTcccataccttgtgtcataggatccgaaagcattgagaaagccatgtgtgatttgggagagaatgccAGGTTGACGCCgttatccctttgggaaagattgggtatagggtaGAAAAGCCTCTTGATCGTCAAGCTaagactataaagaagcgcttcgtgggaggcaacccacgcatttaactgcttttgttttgttgttttgtgttttttaattattttgtaggtaattgtccgagcaTGATTctagaaaacagaaaattttgaagccccggagcccagaaccttggcacggcccgtgctcacactagCACGCCCGTGCCAGACTTTGCCTCTCCAAAACCAAGCCAAACTCcaggaacttggcacggcccgtgccaacctcagcacggccgtgcccgacctcAGGTAAGGTTAAACCTCATTCTTCATCCTCTTTTTCCCTTATTCACCAAACCAAACATCTCTCATCCTtccaccttctctctaaaacctccataaaccacaaaaaccattccaaccacaacccttcattcaaaaacaactttcatccatccaatccaaaaaaaattcacaacctCCATTATCCTAACCCAAAAATCCACAAATTCAATCCCAACCTCCATCAACCAACtcctaaaactcacttaaaccttccctccatcactaaaccaaccctttccaccaaaaacattcacTAACCTCAACCTTCACCACAACCACACCAAGTCCAACTAAGGTCAAGGCTATGGCTTCcaaaagaagtggaaaagaagttgcaacatcttcaagaaGACCTCCCCCAAAGAGGCAAGTACCGGCAAATAACCATGGCATAATattcaaggacaacaagcaaaaagataggtataaaaatctcatctctaaacctttacatccttgcaggtaccctgataattatgacttgGTTACATTAGGCCTTAgtgacaatgtgtttaaatttCTAAGACGATTAGGGTGGGTTGCTATGTTACGACCTATGTGGGGTTATGAAAGTTTCACCTATAAGTTTTTAAGTTCAAATgtttttacaaaggataggatgaattttgataaccctaatcatagaatctctttccggcttatgaacattgattacgagatgtcgcttcaacacttttgtgatgagatgGACTTCGCTaacgcggggttcatccacgactcttgggatcaaagtcttaagccggttgactatcaacccacCACCTTTTGGGAACATATCACCGACCTTAGGCAATTTAACACACGGTACCTTCAAAAGGTAATGACTGGCACTATTTGGGGTAGGACCGAATTGGGGAACACTAGGACGGAGGAActgtaacactctaatttttatttaattatttttaattgtgtggtgtcatttatgtgatttttggtgatttatgtagtgtatatttatttattatatgattattttattaaataattaaaataatataagaataggattaattattatcttgggggttatgaaataattaacataattagtagggagttaattgctaattagggagtgggaggttacattttgggagttgagaaaaggaaagaaaaatagagaaaacagttttacgtgaaaacagtctagttttgggagaaaagctagTGCAAGGGAGAGAAGCTTAGGAATCATTGCTGCTGTattttttctgcaattctaagttaagggtgaggtttaccgcaattatatagattctgaatgttgattgtgttctaacaggtttatgtgaggatttgggagaaattgggtttttgttgattaaggagttttgaGTGTAGAAATCATAGAATTGagggtagaaatgggttctgggtgcataaaacctttcattgcatatctgtaagctaatttggggagtgaattgaggaaaaatgggatttttgggaaaaacctgcattctgcccgtacagaagttcatcgctcgcctcgcgagtagccattactcgccatagcgagtgaacaacttcatcgctcgcctcgcgagtgatacagctcgccatggcgagtaaccttgtaaaaatctggattttgaaaaagttgttataagccgtattttgggtagtttcgtgtacctagatgattcttaagaggactagagcaagttttaagtgtaaaagatgattagggagcttagaattgaggtttgagtgagaaaaatgtcatttttcccgagagcaccatatttctgttcgcctcgagttcgcctccaactcgccatggcgagtacctgtttcctgagctcgccatagcgagtagatgagctcgcgaggcgagctgcccagtatttggttggttaatttctgttgttgtttggattgtgtatttggttgaattattgcatggcttgtatgctgatatatatttccctggacgttttggttggttttgatgaatggatgctgactgaatgaatgttgtatttaattaaattcccttaaaggtgtaagttggttggtgaatcatatatatgtatatgtctaggttggttggtatgtagatatactctatggggattagttgcattaacataacagtgggagagcttcggctctggaatgcttagtcgttcaaagtggtggagtactagttactcaaagtggtgtagtggtgaggac
Proteins encoded in this window:
- the LOC120578058 gene encoding uncharacterized protein, which translates into the protein MASKRSGKEVATSSRRPPPKRQVPANNHGIIFKDNKQKDRYKNLISKPLHPCRYPDNYDLVTLGLSDNVFKFLRRLGWVAMLRPMWGYESFTYKFLSSNVFTKDRMNFDNPNHRISFRLMNIDYEMSLQHFCDEMDFANAGFIHDSWDQSLKPVDYQPTTFWEHITDLRQFNTRYLQKVMTGTIWGRTELGNTRTEELFMSWVMLNKPTH